The segment taacaacaataaagactGAATACGGCAAGACCTTAATGACGATAATAAGCAACTCAAaaactttcagaaaacaaacaaaaccaaagcaaAGCACAAACAGTCATGGATCAGAACAAATTATGTAAACTTTTATTAAAACCAATCATTGAAAAGGAAACAGAACTTCTGCACGGTGCAGCTTTAACTTTACAGATCTAACAGAGAAATGTATGATTGTCCATCAGTGGACTGGCCCTGTGGTACGAAGCGAAACGCTCAGAGGGAGAAAGTTAGTCAGCGTTGGTGTAAATCAGATGAATGAACTTAAAACGGGCCCAGAAACGGCTGAGCTTGTCTGATAGTCCGGATGAATGAACCCAAGGTGTGCACCTGCCGTGACCGGACAGGTGGAGCAGACTGAAGAACACCTACCGACTGCAGAGCGTTCATCTCCTCCCCGACGTTTCGCGCCGCTCCCCGGGAACCAGACGGTGCTTTCTGTGAAGCGAGCGGAGGTTGTGTAACCTCAGCAGCCTCTCGGATCCTCATCAGCAACCGAAACTTCCTCTGGGTCGCTTCCTCCTCCCGCTTCCCCTGGCGGGTCTCAGTCTACGTCATGAAGTTACGCTCAGGCGTTGCAGCAACATTAACGACACGAGAGGCAATCACTGCATTTAATCAACACCCAAACATTCACTGAACATCCACAGCTTTCCATCAGAGTTAGAAGCTCACATTAACAGATATTCTAttagaaaacaacacaaacgaTGCAGATCTTTGTATCTAATAtgtagaaataaacatttgagtgaaaaaaaaaaaagggggctgAAACTGCTGTATTGTAACTTTGGAATTTATACTTTGGTGCGATGCTTCGTTAGTATTGTACTAACTGTATAGATCTGTGTGGGATCAAAGCGGGAGGCGCATCatgtatgtacatatatgtgaAGATATATTTTCATATGTATgcttgtatgtatatatgtatatatatggctctgttttgctttttatttcctctttttgctccaataaaaatatatatataaaaaaaaaagaaataaacatttgtgcTTTTGTGAAGCCTTGCCGCTTTGAGTCCAGATAGTTTCGGGTCTTTTTGGATCATCAAGCTCAGTCAGTgcgattaaaaataaaaataaattctaatcATTTTCAAAAGTTATCAAACTTCAAAGCACTTTCCTTTGGCTACATTCGTTTTCTGTCGTATTGCTGCGAGTTTTAGGATATTTAAGCCGATAACCGTTCCTAAAAGGCGAGGTGGATTTAGTTCCAGCGTGATTCAGTGATTAATAGAAATCagtggttttattttctcttctcgGTTAATTTCTGCCACCGTTTTCTAGCTAAATGAGAAAACGTGCTTTTCTTTTGGGGGTTTTCAGACACGAGATCTTTGTTCTCTTTCcctttcatcttttcttctaGTTGCTTTCCGCGGGACTCTGAGAGGCTCCGTCCTCTTGGTCCGCTCCGACCAGCAGCTGCCTCCTGTCCATCACGCCTGGATGAGGGAAGACCTGCAGACGCACCATCAGCTGCTtccccttctctcctcctctggtTCATCGAGCTGCTCCGCCCTCTGCTGGTTGGACCGCCGGTCCTTCCTCTGGCGCCGGATTGGTCGACCAGCGCCCCCTGGAGGCTCTGCTTCAGATCGTAGCTCTCTCCAGACGGGCCAACGAGATGCAGCCTGTCGTTCATCTCGCACACCAGAACTGAACCCAGAGTGTTATTATTTTTCTGGATTTTCAAcaaaagctcctttcctctggAGCTGAGGTCCCTCAGAAGGACTTCCTGGGTCCGCAGGGATCTGCGCAGATCGTCTAGGAGTCTCTGCAGCTTCTTGTACACCGTCGCAGAGCTTCCGCCCTGCAAAGTGATGATGGTGCTTTCTTCGCCAACCTTCACATCAGCGTAGACGTCTGGCCCGGCCAGGAGGGGGTTGAGCTCCGGTCCCCTGAAGCGGCTGGCGTATCTGTACACATCAGAATCCACCATCAGCACCTCGCCTGGAGTCCCACCATCCGGTTTACGACCAGAGAAGGTTCTGCGTGATGAATCCGGACGTCTCGGTTTGCCTTCATCGGTGTCGTTTCTGCCGTAGTGCTTGGAGATGGCTCCAGAAGAAGCTGCCGGAGGACCCGAGGAAGAGCTCGGTGTCGTCTCCACGAGCTGCTCCAGACGGGTTTTTACGTCTTTGAGCTTCTGAAAAGAACCTTCAACTCTAACCTGACCTCGGTCCAGATCCGTCAACTTAAAACCGTGTGACTGGAGGAGTTTCCGAACCCCGTTCTTATCCTGGAAGCAGTTCAGATCCACAGTGGCTTCAACGGCGCAGTCCATCTAGGAAAAACAGGGACGAGACGTGCAGCCGCATCAATAACAGCTTTTAATTAAACGCAGCAAAGTACTTGTTGGGTAACCGaataaaaaaatggtaaaaacgTCTGAGAACATCTAGAGTTACACAGCAGATGAGCTTTAATGGGATTTATGAACAAACAGGGAGTAAAAGGCCTGGAAACAGAAGCTAAATATGACATTAAGCTTCAGGAAAAGATATTATTTATAACTTAAATAAACAAACCCAGGAAATTCATGAGCTTTAAAAGCCAACGTATTTAGTGTCTGTTTATGACCCAGCTGTTAACCTTTAGACAATAAAGGAACCTTGACCCTGACATCATCGCGTCATTTCAGTCCACATTCTgctcagctgtgtgtgtgtgtgtgtatatatatatatatatatatatatatatatatatatatatatatatatatatatatatatatatatatatatatatatatatatttcagatGCAATGTGTTCTGTAAAACACAGGGCCAGAAAGATGCACATATTTATATCTGCAGCCTTGTTCTTTGTCTGCAAATGTTGTATTATTCTTACATCCATTATCTATATTATgaattattactattatcatACCACTTACGTTTTGTTTATTCCATACTGTATATTTCTACGTCTACTCATGTCACCTGCATGTTTGTCTGTGCTGCAGTTTATCGCCAGCAGATTCCTCC is part of the Fundulus heteroclitus isolate FHET01 chromosome 13, MU-UCD_Fhet_4.1, whole genome shotgun sequence genome and harbors:
- the si:dkey-154b15.1 gene encoding uncharacterized protein si:dkey-154b15.1, whose amino-acid sequence is MDCAVEATVDLNCFQDKNGVRKLLQSHGFKLTDLDRGQVRVEGSFQKLKDVKTRLEQLVETTPSSSSGPPAASSGAISKHYGRNDTDEGKPRRPDSSRRTFSGRKPDGGTPGEVLMVDSDVYRYASRFRGPELNPLLAGPDVYADVKVGEESTIITLQGGSSATVYKKLQRLLDDLRRSLRTQEVLLRDLSSRGKELLLKIQKNNNTLGSVLVCEMNDRLHLVGPSGESYDLKQSLQGALVDQSGARGRTGGPTSRGRSSSMNQRRREGEAADGASAGLPSSRRDGQEAAAGRSGPRGRSLSESRGKQLEEKMKGKENKDLVSENPQKKSTFSHLARKRWQKLTEKRK